A genome region from Gemmatimonadota bacterium includes the following:
- a CDS encoding phytanoyl-CoA dioxygenase family protein, with translation MTPHERYLFDLQGFIEVPDALDAGRLAELNRILDEKVEEAMEPGATTHRFGFTLLDWGPAYRALIDNPRIDPYLEQLVGPKYRLDHDYADIIRKGDGPIGTTLHGGAIPFDPLYSYTCINEEIRCGLTVVAYNLKDVNPGDGGFGCVPGSHKSNFRFPDEWRNLKTDQPFIRAVTGKAGTAVIFTEALTHGTMPWHGDERRTLFYKYSPNSVSWYAQYYDPDWYEDLTEKQQQILEAPNARYRKRERSRRGVGVGME, from the coding sequence ATGACCCCCCATGAACGGTATCTCTTCGACCTGCAGGGCTTCATCGAGGTCCCGGACGCCCTTGACGCCGGACGACTCGCAGAATTGAACCGCATCCTCGACGAAAAGGTCGAGGAGGCCATGGAACCCGGCGCGACCACGCACCGTTTCGGTTTCACCCTGCTCGACTGGGGTCCCGCGTACCGGGCGTTGATCGACAACCCGCGGATAGATCCTTACCTGGAGCAACTGGTCGGACCGAAGTACCGGCTTGACCACGATTACGCCGACATCATCCGGAAGGGCGACGGGCCCATCGGCACGACCCTGCACGGCGGGGCAATTCCCTTCGACCCGCTGTATTCCTACACCTGTATAAATGAGGAAATCCGGTGTGGCCTGACCGTGGTCGCCTACAACCTGAAGGACGTGAACCCCGGCGACGGCGGCTTCGGCTGCGTGCCCGGCAGTCACAAAAGCAACTTCCGGTTCCCCGACGAGTGGCGCAACCTGAAGACCGATCAGCCCTTCATCCGCGCCGTGACCGGCAAGGCGGGCACCGCCGTGATCTTCACCGAGGCGCTGACCCACGGCACCATGCCCTGGCACGGCGACGAGCGCCGCACCCTCTTCTACAAGTACTCGCCCAACTCTGTTTCATGGTACGCTCAATACTATGATCCGGACTGGTATGAAGACCTGACGGAAAAGCAGCAACAGATACTCGAGGCGCCTAACGCCAGGTACCGGAAACGGGAACGGAGTCGACGCGGAGTCGGGGTCGGGATGGAGTGA